The Hypomesus transpacificus isolate Combined female chromosome 3, fHypTra1, whole genome shotgun sequence genome has a window encoding:
- the eif4eb gene encoding eukaryotic translation initiation factor 4eb yields MATAEPDTNTNPPQPSEDGPEETGQEVVSPESYIKHPLQNRWSLWFFKNDKSKTWQANLRLISKFDTVEDFWALYNHIQLSSNLLSGCDYSLFKDGIEPMWEDERNKRGGRWLITLNKQQRRQELDRFWLETLLCLVGEAFDDYSDEVCGAVVNIRTKGDKLAIWTADYENRDAITHIGRVYKERLGIPMKMTIGYQSHADTATKSGSTTKNKFVV; encoded by the exons ATGGCGACCGCGGAACCG GATACCAATACAAATCCACCCCAACCTTCTGAAGATGGACCTGAGGAGACTGGGCAGGAGGTTGTGAGCCCTGAGAGCTATATAAAACACCCTCTCCAAAACAG ATGGTCTCTCTGGTTCTTTAAGAATGACAAGAGCAAAACGTGGCAGGCCAACCTCCGCCTTATCTCCAAGTTTGACACAGTTGAGGATTTCTGGGC CCTTTATAATCATATTCAGTTGTCAAGCAACCTGCTGTCTGGTTGTGACTACTCATTGTTTAAG GATGGCATTGAGCCCAtgtgggaggatgagaggaacaAGCGTGGAGGGCGCTGGCTGATCACACTGAACAAGcaacagaggagacaggaattGGACCGCTTCTGGCTGGAAACG CTACTCTGCCTTGTAGGAGAGGCATTTGATGATTACAGTGATGAGGTCTGTGGAGCAGTGGTCAACATCCGTACAAAAGGAGACAAACTTGCCATCTGGACGGCAGACTACGAGAACAGAGACGCTATCACACATATAGG GAGAGTGTATAAGGAACGCTTGGGAATCCCAATGAAGATGACCATTGGCTATCAATCTCATGCTGACACAGCCACAAAGAGTGGCTCCACCACCAAGAACAAGTTTGTGGTTTGA
- the metap1 gene encoding methionine aminopeptidase 1, producing MSLLLARLSLTVVSERSPYSSSPPLPLTEGMAAIETRECETEGCCKEAKLQCPTCIKLGIQGSYFCSQECFKGSWVTHKLLHKKAKEDQTQDEGKNCMDKDINTDPWPGYRYTGKLRPHYPLTPMRPVPGDIQRPDYADHPLGMSEAEQSLKGTSQIKILSPEDIEGMVVVCKLAREVLDIAALMVKPGITTEEIDHTVHLACTARNCYPSPLNYYNFPKSCCTSVNEVICHGIPDRRVLQDGDILNVDITVYHNGYHGDLNETFFVGDVDEAAKKLVQTTYECLMQSIDSVKPGIRYRELGNIIQKHAQAHGFSVVRSYCGHGIHKLFHTAPNVPHYAKNKAVGVMKPGHVFTIEPMICEGGWQDETWPDGWTAVTRDGKRSAQFEHTLLVTETGCDILTRRLDDNGRAHFMNQL from the exons ATGTCTCTCCTATTAGCCAGGCTTTCGTTGACTGTGGTTTCAGAACGGAGTCCATACTCCTcgtctccacccctccccttgaCTGAAGGCATGGCGGCTATAGAGACTCGTGAATGCGAAACGGAAGGCTGTTGTAAGGAGGCCAAACTTCAATGTCCAACCTGTATCAAGCTCGGGATTCAAGGCTCTTACTTCTGTTCACAG GAGTGCTTCAAAGGGAGCTGGGTTACTCATAAACTTCTACACAAGAAAGCAA aGGAGGATCAGACCCAGGATGAGGGGAAGAATTGCATGGACAAAGACATAAACACAGACCCTTGGCCTGGATACCGCTACACAGGCAAACTACGCCCTCACTACCCACTG ACTCCCATGAGGCCTGTGCCTGGTGATATTCAAAGACCGGACTATGCTGATCATCCACTAG GGATGTCTGAAGCAGAACAGTCCTTGAAAGGGACATCCCAGATAAAGATTTTGTCCCCTGAAGACATAGAAGGCATGGTAGTTGTGTGCAAG CTGGCACGAGAAGTGCTTGATATTGCTGCCCTCATGGTAAAACCTGGGATAACCACTGAGGAGATAGACCACACTGTGCACCTG GCTTGCACAGCGAGGAACTGCTACCCTTCCCCTCTTAACTACTACAACTTTCCAAAGTCCTGCTGCACATCCGTCAATGAGGTCATCTGTCACGGTATCCCAGACAGACGAGTTCTCCAGGATGGCGATATCCTCAATG TGGACATCACAGTCTACCATAACGGATACCACGGAGACCTTAATGAGACCTTCTTTGTTGGAGATGTAGATGAAGCAGCAAAAAAATTGGTCCAGACCACATATGAATGCCTTATGCAATCTATAGATTCTG TGAAACCTGGCATCCGCTACAGAGAGCTTGGCAACATCATTCAGAAACACGCCCAAGCCCACGGCTTCTCTGTTGTGAGGAGCTACTGCGGCCACGGCATCCACAAACTGTTCCACACTGCACCCAATGTGCCACACTATGCCA AAAACAAGGCGGTCGGAGTGATGAAACCTGGCCATGTATTCACTATCGAACCCATGatctgtgaag GTGGTTGGCAGGATGAAACATGGCCTGATGGCTGGACCGCAGTGACACGGGATGGTAAACGCTCTGCCCAGTTTGAGCACACTCTGTTGGTGACGGAGACGGGCTGTGACATCCTCACCCGCCGGCTCGATGACAACGGACGAGCCCACTTCATGAACCAGCTGTAG